A region of the Dickeya chrysanthemi NCPPB 402 genome:
TGCCCGCGACTGCGGGCATTTTTTTACCTGCCGTCCTGCTGCCTGCAAACGCGAGGTTGACGAGCGGTGGATCGCTGATCTGGCGGGATACACGGTGGCCTGTGCATCGTCCGAGACGGTGAGTAAAATGCAGCACATAAATAGAAGCGTCAAGACAGGGAGAAAAATTTGAACATCAATGCATTACCGCTGGATGCCAATACCAATGGCTGGTCGGCGATGTTGTCGCCGCGAGTAGCGAAGCCGTCGTTGCGCCAGACGATCAAGGCGGATTGGCTGGTGATTGGCGCGGGTTACGCCGGGCTGGCGTTCGCCCGCCGAATAGCGGAAAACCGCCCGCATGAGCAGGTGGTGGTGCTGGATGCCGTTGACATTGATGACAGCGCGTCTGCGCGCAATTCCGGTTTCGCTATCGACTTGCCACACAATATCGGTAGCTCTACCGCGGAACTGGAAAAGGCCGCCAACTATCGCCGCTTATTGCACGCCGGGCTGGCGCAACTGGAAGCGTTGATCGCCCGTCATGGCATTGAATGTGACTGGAACCGACGCGGCAAGTATCACTGTATTGTCCGACCCGAACTGGGGGGATTACTGGAACAGTACGCCCATGAATTGCGGGCCTTGTCGGAACCTTACCAGTTATTGCAGGGCGAGGCGTTGGCTCAACAGTTGGGCACACCTTATTACCATGCGGCGATCCATACGCCGAATTGCGTGTTGCTCAACCCGGCGGCGTTGGTGCGGGGGCTGGCGGATAGTCTGCCCGATAACGTGATGCTATATGAACGTTCGCCGGTGCTGGAGATTCAACCCGGCCGCACGGCGCGGGTGCGTACGCCTTATGGCGAGGTACAGGCCCGGCAGGTGATGGTGGCGACCAACGGTTGCGCCCGACAATTGCCGATGTTCTCCCGTCAGGTCGTGGGGTTGTCGACGTTTGCCACCCTCACCGAACCGCTGACGGCAGAACAACAACAGCGCATCGGCCAGATTGGCGAGTGGGGGATGACGCCAGCCAACGCCATCGCGGGGGCAACGTTACGCTACACCCGTGATCACCGCTTCCTGATTCGCCAGCATGTGGCCTACGTGCCTGGTTACACTGTCACGTCAGGCTACACCGCGGAGATTACGCGGCGACATCAGGCGATCTTTCTGTCTCGTTTTCCGCAACTGGCCGATGTACCGGTCGCTCATACCTGGTCCGGCATGATAGGCGTGACACGCAACGGGGCGCCCGGCTGGGGGCGCTATGGCGATAATCTGTATGCCGCGGTGGGATGCAACGGCGCCGGCATTTCCAAACAGACCATTGCCGGCAGCACGCTGGCGGATCTGGCGACCGGCGTCGATAACCCGTTGATTGACGATATGCAGGCGCTGGGAAAACCTAACTTCATTCCACCGCGTCCGCTACTGGATATCGGCATTCACGGCAGTATTTTGAAAGAGCGCTGGTTGGGGCGAAAAGAGTATTAAAGCGCGTCAGGCCGGTTTGAGAGGGTTTCACCCTGAATTGCCGCCATGGATGGCGTCATTGCCATGAGATAAAACGCTTGACCTTCCCGTTACTGGAAGGTGCAGTCTGCCGGCCATGATCATCATTTTTCCTCATGATAGTCGACTGGAGGAGTGACATATGCGTCGCCGCGAGTTCATCAAGTTAGCCACTATGCTGGGGGCCGCCAACCTGCTGCCCTGGTGGAGCCGTTCCGTATGGGCCGACGAACGCCCGATTCTGCCTGTGCCGCCACTGTTGTCGCCGGATGCGGGCGGCAACCTTGCCCTGAAATTGCAGACCGGTAGTATGCGCTGGCTGGCCGGGCTGGAAACCGCAACCTGGGGTGTTAACGGCGGTTTCTTAGGGCCGGCGTTGCGACTGGAACAGGGCCAGGCGGTCACCCTCAACGTCACGAATACCTTGCCTGAAACCACCACGTTGCACTGGCATGGACTGGAAATTCCCGGTAATGCCGATGGCGGCCCACAGGCGGAAATTACACCGGGAAGCACATGGAGTGCGGCGTTCCGGGTCGAGCAACCGGCAGCGACGGCGTGGTTTCATCCACATACCCACGGGGTAACGGGGCGGCAGGTGGCGATGGGGCTGGGGGGATTGATTCTGATTCAGGATGCCGCCAGCCGGGCGTTGCCGTTGCCTTCTCAATGGGGGGTAGATGATATTCCATTGATCTTGCAGGACAAACGGCTGGATGCCAAAGGGCAGATTGATTATCAACTGGATGTGATGTCGGCGGCTGTGGGCTGGTTTGGCGACCTGATGCTGACCAACGGCACGCGCTACCCGCAGCATCATGCGCCGCGTGGTTGGCTGCGTTTGCGAGTGCTTAACGGGTGTAACGCCCGTTCGCTGACGCTGGCTGCCGGCGATGGCCGCCCGCTGTATGTGATTGCCAGCGAGGGTGGCTTGCTGGCGGAGCCGGTGCAGATGAGCGCGTTGACCGTGCTGATGGGTGAACGTTTTGAGGTATTGGTCGATGCGCGTGACGGTAAAGCGTTCGATATAGTGACGTTGCCGGTCACACAGATGGGGATGAGTTTGCCGCCGTTCGATCAGCCATTGCCGGTGTTACGTATTCAGCCGACTTTGCAACCGGGGGCAGGGCAACTGCCGGAAACGCTGGCGTCATTGCCGACGCTGCCGTCAACGTCAGGACTGAAAACACGTCAGTTACAGTTAACGATGGACCCACAACTCGACATGCTGGGCATGCAGGCACTCATGCAGCGTTATGGTATGCAGGCGATGGCAGGGATGAATATGGCCGAGCACGGCTCGATGTCGGGTATGTCTATGCCGTCCGGCTCAGGGCAGAATGGCATGAACCACGGTAATATGACCCACGGTAAGATGAATCATGGCGCCATGAATTCACAGACGGGGCAGGCGGCGCTGGATATGATGTCGGCCAATCGCATCAATGGCGCGGCATTCCAGATGGGACAACCGATGTTTGAGGTTAAACGCGGTGATCTCGAAGTGTGGAGTATTTCCGGGCAAGGCGACATGATGTTGCATCCTTTTCATATTCACGGCACTCGCTTTCGTATCTTGTCTGAGAATGGCAAACCGCCTGCCGCCCATCGACAAGGGTGGAAAGACATTGTGCATGTGGAGGGCGCGCGCAGCGAAGTGCTGGTGCAGTTCAATCACCCCGCGCCGAAAGAGCGGGCGTTTATGGCGCACTGCCATTTACTGGAGCACGAAGACACCGGCATGATGATGTCGTTTACCGTCTCCTGATACCTCGGCTGGAAGGGCGCTGTCCGTTGCCCTGACGCCCTTCAGGCGTCGGCGTCGGACAGCGCTTTTTCTTGCTCGTTGAGCCGCTGATCGAAACGTTCACGCGCCTGGGTTACCTGCGGCAGATGCTCCGTCGTCCAGCGATAAAGCGCCTGAAACGGCTCCTTCAGTGTGTTCCCGAGCGGTGTGATGTGGTATTCCACCGCAATCGGCGAAAACGTCAGTACCCGACGTTCTACAATACCGTTACGCTCCAGTTTTCGCAGGCACTGCGTCAGCGCTTTTTGCGTGATGCCTTCCAGACTGCGTTTGATTTCGTTAAAGCGCAGCGGTTTTTCGCATAGCGCGCCCAGTACCAGCACCGACCATTTGTCGGCGATTTGCTCCAGCAAAAAACGGCTGGGGCAGTTGGCGTGGGAGTAAGGAGATGTACAAGATTTCGGCATAGTAGTTTCCTTTAGGCTACCAGGTAGCATAAATGTGCCTGATTGACACCAGGTTTACATTGTATACCATCACAGGTTCGTGCCCAAGGAGATTGATTACATGGCCAATATTGATGTGTTGTTTCGTCCTTTTACGTTAAAAACACTGCAATTAAAAAATCGTATCGTGATGGCGCCGATGACCCGTTGTTTCGCCGCCGATGGTATTCCGGGCGATGATATTGCCGCCTATTATCGCCGTCGGGCGGAGGGTGAAGTCGGGTTGATTTTGTCTGAAGGCACCGTCGTGGATCGCCCCGGTTCGCGTAACCACCCCGGGATTCCGTTTTTTCATGGCGAGCGTGCGTTAGCGGGCTGGCAGCATGTGATTGACGAAGTCCACGCAGCCGGCGGCAAGATGGGGCCGCAAATATGGCATGTTGGTTCGGCTCCGTATCACGGGGTGGAATGGGAACCGGATTACATCGAAAGCCCGTCGGGGTTGTTCTCACCGGAGATGGAGCGCGGTCATGCCATGACCGATGAAGACATTGCCGATACCATCTTGGCATTTGGTCGCGCCGCGGCCGACGCGAAGCGCCTGGGGTTTGATACGCTGGAATTGCATGGTGCACATGGTTACCTGATCGACCAGTTCTTCTGGGGCGAGACCAACCAGCGTACTGATGCGTTCGGTGGGGCGACGATTAAACAACGTGCGCGTTTTGCCGCTGAGGTAGTGAAGAGTGTTCGAGACGCCGTAGGGCCGGATTTCCCGCTGATTTTGCGCGTCAGTCAATGGAAGCAGCAGGACTATAGCGCCCGTCTGGCACCGACGCCGCTGGCGCTGGAAGACTGGTTGGCGCCGTTGGTCTCCGCGGGCGTGGATATTCTACACTGTTCGCAGCGTCGCTTCTGGGAACCGGAATTTCCGGATGTAGATGGCGAGAATGGGCTGAACTTCGCCGGTTGGGTGAAGAAAGTGACCGGTGCCGCGACCATCAGCGTAGGGTCTGTCGGTTTGTCTGATGAGTTTTTCAGCGCCTTTGCCGGCAAAGGCGCCAACCCGGCGAGCCTGGATAAACTGCTCGAGCGTATGGAACGTGACGAGTTTGATTTGATCGCCGTCGGTCGTGTACTGCTGACTGACCCGCAATGGGCGGCGAAAGTTCAGCGTCATGAACTGAATAGCCTTAACGGTTTCGAGGCGGCTTCCCTCGGCCAACTGCTGTAAACCTTGTCAGGCCCCGTTATCTCGGGGCCTTTTGACGCACGCTATAATCTGACGGCTATAGCATTCGGATCGCGGCATTGACGACAAAACGGCTCTCTTCACTGATCGGGCATTCCTCCGGAATATCAGACGGTTGACGCACGATTTGCCAGGCATCGTGTTCGCTTTCGTTCAGACAGATTTCTTCCTGCATCACATCAACCAGAAAATTCCATTGCCGGACTTTTTCGTTAGTGGGTGCCAGATAATCGAAAAAACCCAGATAGTGACGGATATAACGCAACCGCAAACCGGTTTCTTCCTGCAATTCTCGCATCAGGGTGGCAAGCAGGTTGTGATCGCCGGGTTCACGTCCGCCACCGGGAATCTCCCAGTGTCCGGGTAACTCCGGATCATTGGCGCTGCGGCGCACCAGCAGTATACCGCCTCGGAATACCACCGCCGCCGCCATGGTCTGCCGGGTAATCCCTTCCTGTTGAGCCTGAAACTCAAACTGACACAACATCCTGGTGTAGGTGCTGTCCTGTGGTGAAAACAAAAACATGCTCTAGTACCTGCACTGGGTGAATGGACGCCTCCAACCGGACATGCTAGCGAGTCCGGATGACAGTGATATTTCACACACAGAATAAGTACAATAGAAATCTTTACAAAAGTAATTATTGTTATTCAATGTTTCGATATTAATTGACATAAGCCCGCGCAAAGGCGGGCTAAGAGAGAGGATAAGCCGACAAGGTAATCGGCGTCAGAACGGGGATCAGCGAATGTTAGGTACGCGGATGTTGCCATCGCGGCACTGTGTTTTTATCGATTTGCCACAAGACTGAAAATTTAGATCTTTGTCCATACACACCCGAATTTCAGACAGCTCCGGGCCGCTACAAATCGCCACGATACCCCCTTGCGGTATCGCCGGATTGCTCTGGCGGAATGAGGCCAGAATTTGGTCCGCCGTCATTTGCAACGGCTTGGCCGGCGCGTTGAAACTGGCCGGGATTTTCACCTTGGTCAGCGCCTGGTCTGCCGCCTGTAAATACCCGTTCGCGCCCAGCCCGCTACAGGTGCCGTGTTTTTCCCACTCGTGCGTGAGCAGGTCATCGGTTGGGAACAGGGTATTGCCGTACTTGCGCTCTTGCGCGGTAAGCGCCGTTATCGGCGGGCAGTCTTGCGGCCAGCCGCCGTTGGCATATTGCGGCCACAAGCCGTGCAGTACAAAGCCATACCCCTTGGAGCATTGCTCATTGCTGGCGTGGGTCAGACAAAATGTGGGCGACCAGGATAACGTCAGCAGATAGAAATCAAACACCCCCGCCTGGCCTTTTGCCGGTGCGGCGGGGCTGGTCATCAGGCCGGTTGCCAATACCAGTCCGGCCAATAACGAATATACTTTTTTCATCATCTTCTCCTGTCGAATTTTCAATTTTTCAGGCGCAACAATCCTGTTGCGCCCAATTTTTGCCGATGAGTAATAACCAATAAACCTCTTTGATAAATCTTATTTTTCAGATCATCAGTTAAAGAGGATATAACCAAAATAATTCGCGCTGCAGGATAACACGCCCGCGCTTTGAATAACGCAACGTATTAACCCTTCAGGGCAAGGCTTATTTGAGCCTTGTAACATGGCAACCGTGCGAACCCTGGATGCTCACCTTGGCAACTGGGGAAGAGCGGGTAGCCAATATACCTGCAACCTGGCGTATGATGGGTATAAATAATTGTTATCTCTGCGCTATGTTGATGCGGCAGCTGTAATCTGTATGAATAAAAAAGTGATAAATGTCAAATTCCGGCGTGAAATTTATTAAAAATTCACACTGAATGCAGAAGGTGTTGTGCCGTGGGATGAGGCGATTCGTTATCAGTGATTATCCTGAAAAATAAAGCGGCACAATAATAAATGCGAGATAAATAATAGCCGGAGTTAATTACTTGCTGGATTGTTTTTTGACGGGTTGTCTTAAAAATAATCAGTCGCGGTATATGAATAATGGCCGTAAGTGGTGTTTAGTCGAGCACATAGTGTTTTATCGGTCATCTAACGGTGAAGGGGGATGTATGCCATCATGGATTGCGTGGGTTATTCCGCTCACCGAAAAATGGCCAGAACATTAATCCGGCATACCTGCGAACGGCAATACGCGATGTAACGCAACGTATTGCACCAGCATAATGGTTTTGGCGTCCATAATCGTGCCGTCGGCAATGGCCGCCAATGCCTGCGGCAACGTCATCTCCAGCGTTTCTACATCTTCGCCCTCATCCAGCACGCCGCCACCCTCGCCGATACGAGAATGGTCGTCATATTCGCCCAGAAAGAAATAGAGCTTTTCCGTCACCGAACCGGGGCTCATATAAGCTTCCATCACTTTGCGAACATGGAATACCCGGTAGCCGGTTTCCTCTTCCGCTTCGGCGCGAATCCGCACCTCGGGGTCGGCATAGTCAAGCAAGCCGGCGGCGGCTTCAATCAGCATTCCGTCGTGGCCGTTGACGAATACCGGAAAACGAAACTGACGGGTCAACAATAATGTCTGTTTGCGGCGATGATACAACAGGATGACTGCGCCATTACCGCGATCGTAGGTTTCCCGGCTTTGCCGCTGCCAGGTGCCATCCCGGCGTAGAAAGTCGAAGGTGTTTTTCTTCAGCACATACCAATCATCAGACAGTACCACGCTGTCAATAATGCGTACCCGGTCTCGTGTGGCGAGCATTGCAACACTCCTGAATAAGTGATGAGCGGCTATCCTAACCTGGTTTTTCGTGCATCTTCAAGATTTTTCGTGCGTATTTGTGCAGATTATTGGGGTTGAAAATCGGTATTTTGGTAATAAAGCGTGCAATATCAGGCATGATCAGGTAAAAAAGGGATGAAAAAACGTATCGGAGAAACACCATGCTGACCACGCAACGTAAACAGCGGATTCTGGAACAACTGGCGGCTGAAGGACAGGTACTGGCAAAGCAATTAAGCGAAGCCTTTGGCGTTTCGGAAGATACCATTCGGCGTGACTTGCGCGAGCTGGCCAGCGAGGGGCGATTACAGCGGGTGCATGGCGGCGCCTTGCCCGCTTCCGGCACGGTGGTCAGTTTTGATGCGCGCAGCCGGATAGCGATAAGCGCCAAGCATCAACTGGCGCAGGCTGCCGCTGCGCTGATACTACCGGGTCAGGTGGTGATGATTGACGGCGGCACCACCAGTGGTGAACTGGTGAAGTGCCTGCCGTTGACGCTGGCGGCGACGGTGGTGACCCACAGCCCGAGCGTGGCGGTGGCGCTGGTAAATCATCCCGGCATCGAGGTGGTAGTGATTGGCGGTCGTCTTTACAAGCATTCACTGGTTGCGGTAGGCGCCGCGGCGGTGGAGGCGCTGGCGACGATCCGCGCCGATATCTTTTTTATGGGCGTAACCGGTGTGCATCCGCAGGCGGGGTTTAGCACCGGCGATCTGGAAGAGGCGTATATCAAACGAGCGCTGGCGGCACGCGCAGCGGAAACGGTGGTCATGGCGACACAGGATAAGTTGAATGTCGCCTCTCGTTATGCGATCGGCGAACTTACTATGGCCAGCACGCTGATTGTGGAATCCGCGGTGCCTGACGAGGTGACGGCACCTTTTGCGCAGGCGTTAAGCCTTATTCGCGCATAAATGCGCTAACAACGCTGATGGACGATAGCGTTATCGGCGTAGGCATTACCGTGCAGAAACGTGCATCGGAGGGCGTGCCGTCTCAGCTGTTACCGTCATTACTCAGATAACGGGCCGACAGGCGCGGACCAGTGAAACTCGCTCGCCAATTGGCTGAGCGTTTCACGTACCAGACGAACCGCGCCGTCACGGATGATTGTCGGGCGGAATCCGAGTTCGATGGCGTAATCCGGCATAGACAACGGGCACGGCAGGCAACGCAGATGCGGCGTACGGGCAGCAATGGCCTGAGCGGCGTGGGCGGGCAGCGTCGCCAGCAGAGTATCATCCTGCAGTAGCCAGGGGATCGCGGCAAAATGGGTGGTGGAGGCAGCAATACGTCGGCTGAATCCCAGCTCCGCCAGTTGCTCGTCTACCAGCCCGATATGTCCGCCGTGTGAGATCAACAGGTGCGGTGTGTGAATAAATCGCTCCAGCGACAGCGTCGTCACGTCCCGGCTTACCAGGCAGGCATAGCCGCCACTGGCGACCTGCACTTTCGACAGTGAACGGTAGCTGAAACCGCCCGCCGTCAGCGCCAGATCCAGCTCATGACGCAGCAGCAGGTCGGCCGCAATCTGGCTGTGGGCTTGCCGAAACACCAGCCGCAAGCCAGGTGCCCGCTGGTGCAGGCGGGTAATCAGCATCTGCCCCAGCGCCAGTTCAAAATCATCCGACAATCCCAACGTGACGGTGCGGCCGACATACGCCTGTGGGTGAGGTTGGAGCAACATCAATGTTTCACGGCATTTGTTGAGTGCATCGCTGACCAACGGCTGCAGTTCGTGTGCACGCGGTGTCGGCATCAAGCCCCGGCCGGTACGCACGAATAGCGGATCGCCGTACCACTGCCGGAGCCGTTTTAACGTCGCGCTGACGGCGGATTGGGTAATGCCGAGGCGTAAACCGGCGCGGCTGGCGCTACCTTCCTCGTACAACGCCTCAAACGTCTTGAGCAGATTCAAATCCAGACTGCTGATATTTATTTCATTCATATCAATCAACAACGAAATGGGCTTCATTCAACTCAGCGGGACAGGCAGCATACCACCATCCTGTGGCTCTCGGGCCCGATTAACTCACCGGAGAAAAGACGATGGCGACATCGGTAGTGGCTGCATTACAGATAGGGAGTTCACCCGCCGGCAAAACGGCGACGCTGGAGGCGATTCTGGCATGGGAAACGGAAATTGTTCGTAGCGGCGCGGTGTTGGTGGTCATGCCGGAAGCGTTGCTGGGCGGCTATCCCAAAGGGGAGATGTTCGGCACTTATCTGGGTTATCGCCTGCCGCAAGGGCGCGAGACGTTCGCACAGTATTATCACCATGCTGTTGATCTGGATGGCGAAGAGTGTGCCGCGCTGGCGGCGTTGTCGGCCCGTACCGGCGCCACGCTGGTGGTGGGTGCGATAGAGCGTGACGGCAACACCTTATACTGCACCGCGTTATTTTTCACGCCGGAAGCCGGGCTGGCGGGCAAGCATCGTAAGCTGATGCCTACCGGCACCGAGCGGCTGATCTGGGGGCAGGGCGACGGCTCCACTTTGACGGTCATCGATTCACCGGCAGGTAAAGTCGGCGCGGCGATCTGCTGGGAAAACCATATGCCGTTGCTGCGTATGGCGATGTACGGCAAAGGGGTACAGATTTGGTGCGCACCAACGGTGGACGAACGCGATATCTGGCAAGCCTCAATGCGGCATATCGCCCATGAAGGGCGCTGTTTTGTGATTACCGCCTGTCAGGTGCAACCTTCGCCTGCTGCGCTGGGTATCGAGGTGCCCGGCTGGGACCCGCAACGACCACTGATCAACGGCGGTAGCCTGATAGTCGATCCGCTGGGCAACGTACTGGCCGGGCCGCTGACTGGTGAGACGGGGTTACTGACGGCGGAAATCGACACCGACCTGCTAGCCGGCGCCCGTTACGATCTGGATGTGGTCGGTCATTACGCCCGACCGGACGTATTTTCGCTGACGGTGGATGAGCGGGAGCGGAAAACGGTGCGGTATTGGGGGGATTAGGGTTGTTAGTCGTAAATACTACTTGCTATTGCATCTGGGTAACTTACCGTGAGCGCGAACAAACTTCAGAATTTGCCTGCGCTCTAAATATCTTATGTACGCTGAGGCACAAATACCGTCTATTGGGATAGGACATACCGATACCCA
Encoded here:
- a CDS encoding NAD(P)/FAD-dependent oxidoreductase; protein product: MNINALPLDANTNGWSAMLSPRVAKPSLRQTIKADWLVIGAGYAGLAFARRIAENRPHEQVVVLDAVDIDDSASARNSGFAIDLPHNIGSSTAELEKAANYRRLLHAGLAQLEALIARHGIECDWNRRGKYHCIVRPELGGLLEQYAHELRALSEPYQLLQGEALAQQLGTPYYHAAIHTPNCVLLNPAALVRGLADSLPDNVMLYERSPVLEIQPGRTARVRTPYGEVQARQVMVATNGCARQLPMFSRQVVGLSTFATLTEPLTAEQQQRIGQIGEWGMTPANAIAGATLRYTRDHRFLIRQHVAYVPGYTVTSGYTAEITRRHQAIFLSRFPQLADVPVAHTWSGMIGVTRNGAPGWGRYGDNLYAAVGCNGAGISKQTIAGSTLADLATGVDNPLIDDMQALGKPNFIPPRPLLDIGIHGSILKERWLGRKEY
- the cueO gene encoding multicopper oxidase CueO, with translation MRRREFIKLATMLGAANLLPWWSRSVWADERPILPVPPLLSPDAGGNLALKLQTGSMRWLAGLETATWGVNGGFLGPALRLEQGQAVTLNVTNTLPETTTLHWHGLEIPGNADGGPQAEITPGSTWSAAFRVEQPAATAWFHPHTHGVTGRQVAMGLGGLILIQDAASRALPLPSQWGVDDIPLILQDKRLDAKGQIDYQLDVMSAAVGWFGDLMLTNGTRYPQHHAPRGWLRLRVLNGCNARSLTLAAGDGRPLYVIASEGGLLAEPVQMSALTVLMGERFEVLVDARDGKAFDIVTLPVTQMGMSLPPFDQPLPVLRIQPTLQPGAGQLPETLASLPTLPSTSGLKTRQLQLTMDPQLDMLGMQALMQRYGMQAMAGMNMAEHGSMSGMSMPSGSGQNGMNHGNMTHGKMNHGAMNSQTGQAALDMMSANRINGAAFQMGQPMFEVKRGDLEVWSISGQGDMMLHPFHIHGTRFRILSENGKPPAAHRQGWKDIVHVEGARSEVLVQFNHPAPKERAFMAHCHLLEHEDTGMMMSFTVS
- a CDS encoding winged helix-turn-helix transcriptional regulator — protein: MPKSCTSPYSHANCPSRFLLEQIADKWSVLVLGALCEKPLRFNEIKRSLEGITQKALTQCLRKLERNGIVERRVLTFSPIAVEYHITPLGNTLKEPFQALYRWTTEHLPQVTQARERFDQRLNEQEKALSDADA
- a CDS encoding NADH:flavin oxidoreductase, coding for MANIDVLFRPFTLKTLQLKNRIVMAPMTRCFAADGIPGDDIAAYYRRRAEGEVGLILSEGTVVDRPGSRNHPGIPFFHGERALAGWQHVIDEVHAAGGKMGPQIWHVGSAPYHGVEWEPDYIESPSGLFSPEMERGHAMTDEDIADTILAFGRAAADAKRLGFDTLELHGAHGYLIDQFFWGETNQRTDAFGGATIKQRARFAAEVVKSVRDAVGPDFPLILRVSQWKQQDYSARLAPTPLALEDWLAPLVSAGVDILHCSQRRFWEPEFPDVDGENGLNFAGWVKKVTGAATISVGSVGLSDEFFSAFAGKGANPASLDKLLERMERDEFDLIAVGRVLLTDPQWAAKVQRHELNSLNGFEAASLGQLL
- a CDS encoding NUDIX hydrolase yields the protein MFLFSPQDSTYTRMLCQFEFQAQQEGITRQTMAAAVVFRGGILLVRRSANDPELPGHWEIPGGGREPGDHNLLATLMRELQEETGLRLRYIRHYLGFFDYLAPTNEKVRQWNFLVDVMQEEICLNESEHDAWQIVRQPSDIPEECPISEESRFVVNAAIRML
- a CDS encoding ribonuclease T2, which encodes MMKKVYSLLAGLVLATGLMTSPAAPAKGQAGVFDFYLLTLSWSPTFCLTHASNEQCSKGYGFVLHGLWPQYANGGWPQDCPPITALTAQERKYGNTLFPTDDLLTHEWEKHGTCSGLGANGYLQAADQALTKVKIPASFNAPAKPLQMTADQILASFRQSNPAIPQGGIVAICSGPELSEIRVCMDKDLNFQSCGKSIKTQCRDGNIRVPNIR
- a CDS encoding NUDIX domain-containing protein, giving the protein MLATRDRVRIIDSVVLSDDWYVLKKNTFDFLRRDGTWQRQSRETYDRGNGAVILLYHRRKQTLLLTRQFRFPVFVNGHDGMLIEAAAGLLDYADPEVRIRAEAEEETGYRVFHVRKVMEAYMSPGSVTEKLYFFLGEYDDHSRIGEGGGVLDEGEDVETLEMTLPQALAAIADGTIMDAKTIMLVQYVALHRVLPFAGMPD
- a CDS encoding DeoR/GlpR family DNA-binding transcription regulator, with the translated sequence MLTTQRKQRILEQLAAEGQVLAKQLSEAFGVSEDTIRRDLRELASEGRLQRVHGGALPASGTVVSFDARSRIAISAKHQLAQAAAALILPGQVVMIDGGTTSGELVKCLPLTLAATVVTHSPSVAVALVNHPGIEVVVIGGRLYKHSLVAVGAAAVEALATIRADIFFMGVTGVHPQAGFSTGDLEEAYIKRALAARAAETVVMATQDKLNVASRYAIGELTMASTLIVESAVPDEVTAPFAQALSLIRA
- a CDS encoding LysR family transcriptional regulator, which translates into the protein MNEINISSLDLNLLKTFEALYEEGSASRAGLRLGITQSAVSATLKRLRQWYGDPLFVRTGRGLMPTPRAHELQPLVSDALNKCRETLMLLQPHPQAYVGRTVTLGLSDDFELALGQMLITRLHQRAPGLRLVFRQAHSQIAADLLLRHELDLALTAGGFSYRSLSKVQVASGGYACLVSRDVTTLSLERFIHTPHLLISHGGHIGLVDEQLAELGFSRRIAASTTHFAAIPWLLQDDTLLATLPAHAAQAIAARTPHLRCLPCPLSMPDYAIELGFRPTIIRDGAVRLVRETLSQLASEFHWSAPVGPLSE
- a CDS encoding carbon-nitrogen hydrolase family protein, translated to MATSVVAALQIGSSPAGKTATLEAILAWETEIVRSGAVLVVMPEALLGGYPKGEMFGTYLGYRLPQGRETFAQYYHHAVDLDGEECAALAALSARTGATLVVGAIERDGNTLYCTALFFTPEAGLAGKHRKLMPTGTERLIWGQGDGSTLTVIDSPAGKVGAAICWENHMPLLRMAMYGKGVQIWCAPTVDERDIWQASMRHIAHEGRCFVITACQVQPSPAALGIEVPGWDPQRPLINGGSLIVDPLGNVLAGPLTGETGLLTAEIDTDLLAGARYDLDVVGHYARPDVFSLTVDERERKTVRYWGD